One window from the genome of Jeotgalibaca sp. MA1X17-3 encodes:
- a CDS encoding AzlC family ABC transporter permease, translating into MKKEEWLEGVKTTLPICISYFPIGIACGIVMQQSGFGAFAVLLTSILLYGGASQFMIAGMMLSGAGLLEILFMVFFINLRHLLMSSSLASRVKDESSLFHFVFAQTITDESFGINTIHFRNHSDWTPNKALAAGTLPYLTWVISTFIGAIAGNTLEVSTLVMNYMLTAMFIYLLVTQIENRIILWTAISAIIFAIIFMLLLQNTISILIASVLASLFGLYLETLKEKKRGRIYEN; encoded by the coding sequence ATGAAAAAAGAAGAATGGCTGGAAGGTGTGAAAACAACTCTACCGATTTGTATCAGCTATTTTCCAATCGGAATTGCCTGTGGAATTGTTATGCAACAATCCGGTTTTGGTGCTTTCGCTGTACTCTTGACGAGTATTTTACTTTATGGGGGAGCGTCTCAATTCATGATAGCTGGAATGATGTTGAGTGGAGCTGGACTTCTCGAAATTTTATTTATGGTATTTTTTATTAATTTAAGACATCTACTAATGAGTTCTAGCTTAGCAAGTAGAGTGAAAGATGAATCATCTTTGTTTCATTTTGTATTTGCACAAACGATTACCGATGAATCATTTGGTATCAACACCATACATTTTAGAAACCATTCGGATTGGACCCCCAATAAAGCCTTGGCGGCTGGAACACTACCTTATCTAACGTGGGTTATTAGTACATTCATTGGTGCAATAGCAGGAAATACGTTAGAAGTATCTACTCTGGTAATGAACTATATGTTAACAGCCATGTTCATTTATTTATTAGTAACCCAAATAGAGAATCGAATTATTTTATGGACAGCTATTTCTGCTATTATTTTTGCCATTATTTTCATGCTTCTCCTACAAAATACGATTTCTATTTTGATTGCTTCTGTTCTCGCTTCTCTGTTTGGTTTGTATTTAGAAACATTAAAAGAAAAGAAAAGAGGACGTATCTATGAAAACTAG
- a CDS encoding AzlD domain-containing protein codes for MKTSLLLFIVAAGTLTYLPRLLPLLVLKNARMPVWFGKLMFYLPISIFASLIATDIFFWNGNFELNIIENIKLIPSVLTMIVAYKNKNMIFSILMGMVSISLLVWLL; via the coding sequence ATGAAAACTAGTTTATTACTATTTATTGTAGCAGCTGGCACTTTAACCTATCTGCCACGTTTACTTCCTCTTCTTGTTTTAAAGAATGCACGGATGCCAGTATGGTTTGGAAAACTAATGTTTTATTTACCAATTTCTATTTTTGCATCTTTAATCGCAACGGATATTTTTTTCTGGAATGGAAATTTCGAACTGAATATTATAGAAAATATAAAGCTGATTCCTTCTGTTTTAACGATGATTGTTGCCTACAAAAATAAAAATATGATTTTTTCGATTCTAATGGGAATGGTATCCATTAGTTTACTAGTATGGTTATTATAA